From Laspinema palackyanum D2c, one genomic window encodes:
- a CDS encoding peptidoglycan DD-metalloendopeptidase family protein, translating into MMLSRWLIFLPTLLSLTLTPWSATANTETPTNNCPAMLGLPALDRIQRHQIANGETVESIAAQYELKPETLMGMNPPLQSGLAPVGTSIRIAPFDGIEVRVQPGQSWNDLEAIYKIPAAAIFDNNGCLVSPPLVVFVPGVIWSSTNPEGSGTVTSFVDPTLNPIPGYPLPVEAEPILRFGYTRLNSGSGEPKFHSGIDYKAAIGTPVLAGDNGVVVFAGDRGAYGNLIVINHAGGKQTRYAHLSEISVTLGEQVRQSQQIGRVGYSGNPDSTEPHLHFEVRATSDQGWVAENPEDFIRAQILGR; encoded by the coding sequence CACCCTTCTCTCCCTAACCCTGACTCCCTGGAGTGCCACGGCCAATACCGAAACGCCGACAAATAATTGTCCGGCCATGTTGGGACTTCCGGCACTCGATCGCATTCAACGTCATCAGATTGCGAACGGTGAAACAGTCGAAAGTATTGCCGCCCAATATGAACTGAAACCAGAAACCCTGATGGGGATGAATCCGCCTCTACAAAGTGGTTTAGCGCCGGTGGGAACATCCATTCGGATTGCTCCTTTTGATGGGATAGAGGTCCGAGTCCAACCGGGACAAAGTTGGAATGACTTAGAAGCAATTTATAAGATCCCCGCAGCAGCAATTTTTGATAATAATGGCTGTTTAGTTTCCCCTCCTCTGGTTGTTTTTGTTCCCGGAGTCATCTGGTCCAGTACCAATCCAGAAGGGTCCGGAACTGTGACATCTTTTGTGGATCCGACTTTGAATCCTATTCCCGGTTATCCCCTCCCGGTCGAAGCGGAACCGATTTTAAGATTTGGCTATACTCGGTTAAATTCAGGCAGTGGAGAACCGAAGTTTCATAGTGGGATTGATTACAAGGCGGCGATCGGAACCCCAGTCTTAGCGGGGGATAATGGGGTGGTTGTTTTTGCAGGCGATCGCGGTGCCTATGGCAATCTCATTGTGATTAATCATGCCGGGGGTAAACAAACTCGCTACGCCCATTTGAGTGAAATCTCGGTGACCCTGGGTGAACAGGTGCGGCAGTCTCAACAAATCGGCAGGGTTGGTTACTCGGGGAATCCTGATAGCACTGAACCCCATCTCCATTTTGAAGTTCGCGCTACTTCGGACCAGGGATGGGTGGCAGAAAATCCCGAAGATTTCATCCGCGCTCAAATTTTAGGAAGGTAA